The following coding sequences are from one Perognathus longimembris pacificus isolate PPM17 chromosome 13, ASM2315922v1, whole genome shotgun sequence window:
- the LOC125362042 gene encoding olfactory receptor 51B6 isoform X2, with product MWLNTTPSAFLLTGFPGLEKAHHWISLPLLMAYISILLGNGTLLFLIRDDNNLHEPMYYFLAMLAATDLGVTLTTMPTVLSVLWLNNREIGYGACFSQAYFIHTLSIVESGVLLAMAYDRFIAIRNPLRYTSILTDTQVIKIGVGVLTRAGLSIMPIIIRLHWFPYCRSRILSHAFCLHQDVIKLACADITFNRLYPVVVVFAMVLLDFLIIFFSYVLILKTVMGIASREERAKALNTCVSHICCILVFYVTVVGLTFIHRFGKHVPHVVHITMSYIYFLFPPFMNPVIYSIKTKQIQSGIRRLFSLPCSRA from the coding sequence ATGTGGCTCAACACCACTCCATCTGCCTTCCTGCTGACCGGCTTCCCAGGCCTGGAGAAAGCCCATCACTGGATTTCCCTCCCACTGCTGATGGCCTACATCTCCATTCTCCTTGGCAATGGCACCCTTCTCTTTCTCATTAGGGATGACAATAACCTTCATGAGCCCATGTACTATTTTTTAGCTATGTTGGCAGCTACAGATCTTGGAGTGACATTGACCACGATGCCCACAGTGTTGAGTGTTCTGTGGTTAAATAACAGAGAGATTGGCTATGGAGCTTGCTTCTCTCAGGCCTATTTCATCCATACTCTTTCTATTGTGGAATCGGGTGTCTTGCTTGCCATGGCCTATGATCGTTTCATAGCCATCCGAAACCCCTTAAGATATACCTCCATCCTTACTGACACACAGGTAATTAAGATTGGGGTGGGAGTGTTGACCAGGGCTGGTCTGTCGATTATGCCGATAATCATTCGCCTGCACTGGTTTCCCTACTGTCGATCCCGCATCCTGTCCCATGCTTTCTGTCTGCACCAAGATGTTATCAAGCTCGCCTGCGCAGACATCACCTTCAATAGACTCTACCCAGTGGTGGTTGTATTTGCAATGGTCCTGTTGGACTTTCTCATTATCTTTTTCTCCTACGTTTTGATTCTGAAGACTGTCATGGGCATTGCTTCTAGAGAGGAACGGGCCAAGGCCCTCAACACATGTGTCTCCCATATCTGTTGCATTCTGGTCTTCTACGTTACTGTAGTTGGTCTGACGTTTATTCATAGGTTTGGCAAACATGTTCCTCATGTGGTCCATATCACAATGAGCTACATCTACTTCCTCTTCCCCCCTTTCATGAACCCTGTCATCTACAGCATTAAAACCAAACAGATTCAGAGTGGTATTCGGCGCTTATTTTCTTTGCCCTGTTCTAGAGCCTGA
- the LOC125362042 gene encoding olfactory receptor 51B6 isoform X1, whose product MPSMWLNTTPSAFLLTGFPGLEKAHHWISLPLLMAYISILLGNGTLLFLIRDDNNLHEPMYYFLAMLAATDLGVTLTTMPTVLSVLWLNNREIGYGACFSQAYFIHTLSIVESGVLLAMAYDRFIAIRNPLRYTSILTDTQVIKIGVGVLTRAGLSIMPIIIRLHWFPYCRSRILSHAFCLHQDVIKLACADITFNRLYPVVVVFAMVLLDFLIIFFSYVLILKTVMGIASREERAKALNTCVSHICCILVFYVTVVGLTFIHRFGKHVPHVVHITMSYIYFLFPPFMNPVIYSIKTKQIQSGIRRLFSLPCSRA is encoded by the exons ATGCCAT CGATGTGGCTCAACACCACTCCATCTGCCTTCCTGCTGACCGGCTTCCCAGGCCTGGAGAAAGCCCATCACTGGATTTCCCTCCCACTGCTGATGGCCTACATCTCCATTCTCCTTGGCAATGGCACCCTTCTCTTTCTCATTAGGGATGACAATAACCTTCATGAGCCCATGTACTATTTTTTAGCTATGTTGGCAGCTACAGATCTTGGAGTGACATTGACCACGATGCCCACAGTGTTGAGTGTTCTGTGGTTAAATAACAGAGAGATTGGCTATGGAGCTTGCTTCTCTCAGGCCTATTTCATCCATACTCTTTCTATTGTGGAATCGGGTGTCTTGCTTGCCATGGCCTATGATCGTTTCATAGCCATCCGAAACCCCTTAAGATATACCTCCATCCTTACTGACACACAGGTAATTAAGATTGGGGTGGGAGTGTTGACCAGGGCTGGTCTGTCGATTATGCCGATAATCATTCGCCTGCACTGGTTTCCCTACTGTCGATCCCGCATCCTGTCCCATGCTTTCTGTCTGCACCAAGATGTTATCAAGCTCGCCTGCGCAGACATCACCTTCAATAGACTCTACCCAGTGGTGGTTGTATTTGCAATGGTCCTGTTGGACTTTCTCATTATCTTTTTCTCCTACGTTTTGATTCTGAAGACTGTCATGGGCATTGCTTCTAGAGAGGAACGGGCCAAGGCCCTCAACACATGTGTCTCCCATATCTGTTGCATTCTGGTCTTCTACGTTACTGTAGTTGGTCTGACGTTTATTCATAGGTTTGGCAAACATGTTCCTCATGTGGTCCATATCACAATGAGCTACATCTACTTCCTCTTCCCCCCTTTCATGAACCCTGTCATCTACAGCATTAAAACCAAACAGATTCAGAGTGGTATTCGGCGCTTATTTTCTTTGCCCTGTTCTAGAGCCTGA